From a single Thalassospira sp. ER-Se-21-Dark genomic region:
- the mfd gene encoding transcription-repair coupling factor: MNKLKEIISTNGRKRVGGVPEGADALILRELLDSAGKNKTVLHVARDDKRMAQLAEALQFFAGEIEVLTLPAWDCLPYDRVSPISEVTARRVETLTTLADSKESAAGNGRIVLTTAAAAMQRVPTVEVMRTGKLAFKAGSEYDRAELTAYFERMGYNRAEQVMEPGDYAVRGDIVDIFAPGMKEPVRLDFFGDEIESIRRFDVETQRTVGKVKEISLLPVGEVYLDPDSISRFRSSYRELFGAVSQTDPLYESISNGLKYGGMEHWLPLFHDGLDTIFAYVPETIVSLDYQYGEVIENRLEMIDDYYQARLSIKGGGLSGDNVYKPVPPERLYLDQAEFDRMLSDRPVLEFSPYYDDENPERGIYDLGARAGRDFGDVRARADVNLYDELRDFITTQRGKENQVVIAAYSDGSRDRIVSLLREHGVGKVVTCECWEDVTDDLTFEHVGVVILDIERGFRRKGLWFVTEQDILGDRMSRPGGRRRKADNFLREASEISEGDLVVHLEHGIGRYLGLKTVTAGGAPHDCLELEYDGGDKLFVPVENIEVLSRYGSDEGISILDKLGGVAWQARKAKLRERIRDMAGKLIKVAAERHLRKGTMLQAPEGAYDEFCAGFPFAETEDQARAIRDTLDDLSAGKPMDRLVCGDVGFGKTEVAMRAAFAAVMSGKQVAVVAPTTLLCRQHYLNFKERFEGLPVRVEQLSRLVTGKNAKLVKENLESGHVDIVCGTHALLGTGVHFKDLGLLIVDEEQHFGVKHKERLKELKSDVHVLTLTATPIPRTLQLALTGVKELSIIATPPVDRLAVRTYITPYDPVVVREAILRERHRGGQIFYVCPRVNELDRVAKELQNLVPEIKFDVAHGQMGARDLEQVMTDFTDRKFDLLLATNIIESGIDVPNANTMIIHRSDMFGLAQLYQLRGRIGRSKQRAYAYLTLPNSKKLTATALKRLEVMQTLDSLGAGFNLASHDLDIRGAGNLLGEEQSGHIKEVGIELYQQMIEEAVAEAKGEIDASEEASFVPQINIGMPVLIPDRYVPDLGVRLGLYRRISELRSREEVDQFAAEMIDRFGKLPKEVENLLDVVTIKQWCRVANIEKLDAGPKGALITLRNNEFPNPAGLIGFIQQQVGVARLRPDHKIVYSAGWDGPTDRLEGLKRLMKRLSDIAGNA; this comes from the coding sequence TTGAACAAGCTCAAAGAAATTATATCGACCAACGGTCGCAAACGGGTAGGTGGTGTGCCGGAAGGCGCAGACGCCCTGATCCTGCGTGAACTGCTTGATAGTGCGGGCAAGAACAAGACCGTTTTGCATGTGGCGCGCGATGACAAGCGCATGGCCCAACTGGCGGAGGCATTGCAATTCTTCGCCGGTGAGATCGAAGTCCTGACGCTGCCGGCGTGGGATTGCCTGCCTTATGACCGTGTTTCACCGATTTCGGAAGTCACCGCACGGCGCGTCGAAACGCTGACAACCCTTGCCGACAGCAAGGAGTCCGCAGCTGGCAATGGCCGTATCGTCCTGACAACCGCCGCCGCGGCAATGCAGCGTGTCCCGACCGTTGAGGTCATGCGCACAGGAAAGCTGGCGTTCAAGGCTGGCAGTGAATACGACCGCGCCGAGCTGACCGCCTATTTCGAGCGCATGGGCTATAACCGCGCAGAACAGGTGATGGAACCGGGCGACTACGCCGTCCGTGGTGATATTGTCGATATCTTTGCGCCGGGCATGAAGGAGCCGGTTCGGCTTGATTTCTTTGGCGATGAGATCGAAAGCATCCGTCGCTTTGATGTCGAAACCCAGCGCACCGTCGGCAAGGTCAAGGAAATTTCCCTGTTGCCCGTGGGCGAGGTCTATCTAGACCCGGATAGCATTTCGCGGTTCCGAAGCAGCTATCGCGAGCTGTTTGGCGCGGTGTCACAGACCGATCCACTTTATGAATCAATTTCCAACGGTCTGAAATATGGCGGGATGGAACATTGGCTGCCGCTGTTTCATGACGGGTTGGATACGATATTCGCCTATGTGCCCGAAACCATCGTCAGCCTTGATTATCAATATGGCGAGGTCATCGAAAACCGGCTTGAAATGATCGATGATTATTATCAGGCGCGCCTTAGTATCAAGGGCGGCGGGCTATCGGGTGACAACGTCTATAAACCCGTGCCGCCAGAACGGCTGTATCTTGATCAGGCAGAGTTTGACCGCATGCTGTCCGACCGTCCGGTTCTGGAATTCTCGCCTTATTACGATGATGAAAATCCGGAACGCGGTATTTACGATCTTGGTGCGCGGGCAGGGCGTGATTTTGGCGATGTGCGTGCGCGTGCGGACGTCAATCTTTATGACGAACTGCGTGATTTCATCACCACACAGCGCGGCAAGGAAAATCAGGTTGTTATCGCGGCCTATTCTGATGGGTCGCGTGATCGCATCGTGTCATTGCTGCGCGAGCATGGCGTGGGCAAAGTCGTTACCTGCGAATGCTGGGAAGACGTTACCGACGATCTGACCTTTGAACATGTCGGCGTGGTGATCCTTGATATTGAACGCGGATTCCGGCGCAAGGGTCTTTGGTTTGTTACCGAGCAGGATATCCTTGGCGACCGCATGAGCCGCCCGGGTGGGCGCCGTCGCAAGGCCGACAATTTCCTGCGTGAAGCGTCCGAGATTTCCGAAGGTGATCTTGTTGTCCACCTTGAACACGGTATCGGGCGCTATCTGGGCCTGAAGACCGTGACGGCTGGCGGCGCACCGCATGATTGTCTCGAGCTTGAATACGACGGCGGCGACAAACTGTTTGTTCCGGTCGAGAATATTGAGGTCCTGTCGCGTTATGGATCGGACGAAGGTATCTCGATCCTTGATAAGCTGGGTGGTGTTGCCTGGCAGGCCCGTAAGGCCAAGCTGCGCGAACGCATCCGCGACATGGCAGGCAAGCTGATCAAGGTTGCCGCCGAACGTCATCTGCGCAAGGGCACCATGCTTCAGGCACCTGAGGGCGCCTATGACGAATTCTGCGCCGGCTTCCCGTTTGCCGAGACCGAGGATCAGGCACGCGCCATCCGCGATACCCTTGATGACCTGTCGGCTGGCAAGCCGATGGATCGTCTCGTTTGCGGCGATGTTGGGTTTGGCAAGACTGAGGTCGCCATGCGCGCGGCGTTTGCCGCGGTGATGTCGGGCAAACAGGTGGCTGTGGTTGCGCCGACGACACTTCTTTGCCGGCAGCATTACCTGAATTTCAAGGAGCGCTTTGAAGGCCTGCCAGTGCGGGTTGAACAGCTGTCGCGCCTTGTCACCGGCAAGAACGCCAAACTGGTCAAGGAGAACCTAGAAAGCGGCCATGTCGATATCGTCTGTGGCACCCATGCGCTTTTGGGTACGGGCGTGCATTTCAAGGACCTTGGCCTTCTGATCGTCGACGAGGAACAGCATTTCGGCGTCAAACACAAGGAACGCCTCAAGGAACTGAAATCCGATGTGCATGTCCTGACCCTGACCGCGACGCCGATCCCGCGCACCTTGCAGCTGGCCCTGACCGGGGTGAAGGAACTGTCGATCATTGCCACACCGCCGGTCGACCGTCTGGCGGTCCGGACCTATATCACGCCATATGACCCGGTTGTCGTGCGCGAGGCCATCTTGCGCGAACGCCACCGTGGCGGCCAGATTTTCTATGTTTGCCCACGGGTCAATGAGCTCGACCGGGTTGCCAAGGAACTTCAAAACCTTGTGCCGGAAATCAAGTTTGACGTGGCACACGGCCAGATGGGGGCACGTGACCTTGAACAGGTCATGACCGATTTCACCGACCGTAAGTTTGATCTGTTGCTCGCGACCAACATTATTGAGTCGGGCATTGATGTTCCAAACGCCAACACGATGATCATTCACCGATCTGATATGTTCGGCTTGGCGCAGCTTTATCAGTTGCGTGGCCGTATTGGTCGTTCCAAACAGCGTGCCTATGCCTATCTGACCTTGCCAAATAGCAAGAAACTTACCGCAACAGCACTCAAGCGACTGGAAGTCATGCAGACCCTTGATAGTCTTGGTGCCGGGTTCAATCTGGCGAGCCACGATCTTGACATTCGCGGGGCAGGGAACCTGCTTGGCGAAGAACAATCCGGCCATATCAAGGAAGTCGGGATCGAGCTTTATCAGCAGATGATCGAAGAAGCCGTGGCAGAAGCCAAGGGCGAGATCGATGCATCCGAAGAGGCAAGCTTCGTCCCGCAGATCAATATCGGTATGCCGGTTCTGATCCCGGATCGCTACGTGCCGGATCTTGGTGTGCGGCTTGGTCTTTATCGCCGTATTTCCGAATTGCGATCGCGTGAAGAGGTCGACCAGTTTGCCGCCGAAATGATTGACCGGTTTGGCAAATTGCCCAAGGAAGTCGAAAACCTTCTGGATGTTGTGACCATCAAACAATGGTGTCGGGTTGCCAATATCGAGAAGCTTGATGCAGGCCCGAAAGGGGCACTCATCACGCTACGAAACAACGAGTTTCCGAACCCGGCCGGTTTGATCGGCTTTATCCAGCAACAGGTTGGCGTCGCCCGCCTGCGCCCGGATCACAAGATCGTCTATTCCGCTGGCTGGGATGGACCAACTGACCGGCTTGAAGGCCTCAAACGATTGATGAAACGGCTTTCGGATATTGCAGGAAACGCATAA
- a CDS encoding DsbA family oxidoreductase has translation MNWQFGQSEASNSPIRIEAIVDTICPWCYIGKKRLEKALSSEKLDNLIIHWRPFLLNPDMPSGGIDRKLYLSAKFGGSESAERVYKAIEDAGAAVGIPFRFDLINVTPDSTDSHRLIYKVCAERPAVGNDLVEDLFVAYFLEGQDIGNHELLADIAVRHGEDRNEILEYLAGDMDREFVSQENRVAHQMGVTGVPCFLFNSRHALSGAQEPDILQRMIRLARQEEIPV, from the coding sequence ATGAATTGGCAGTTCGGACAAAGTGAAGCATCAAATTCGCCGATCAGGATCGAGGCGATTGTCGATACGATTTGTCCGTGGTGCTATATCGGCAAGAAGCGCCTTGAAAAAGCGTTGTCAAGCGAAAAGCTTGATAACCTGATCATTCACTGGCGCCCTTTCCTGCTTAACCCGGATATGCCGAGTGGCGGCATTGATCGCAAACTTTATCTATCCGCAAAGTTCGGCGGAAGCGAAAGTGCTGAGCGGGTTTACAAGGCGATCGAGGATGCCGGGGCTGCGGTCGGTATCCCGTTCAGGTTTGATCTAATCAACGTAACGCCGGATTCAACGGACTCTCATCGCCTGATCTACAAGGTGTGTGCAGAACGGCCAGCGGTTGGCAATGATTTGGTCGAAGATCTGTTTGTGGCCTATTTCCTTGAAGGTCAGGATATCGGCAATCATGAACTCCTGGCCGATATCGCAGTTCGCCATGGCGAAGACAGAAACGAAATTCTGGAATATCTTGCCGGTGACATGGATCGGGAATTTGTCAGTCAGGAAAACCGGGTCGCGCATCAGATGGGCGTGACCGGTGTACCGTGCTTCTTGTTTAACAGCCGCCATGCCCTGTCCGGCGCACAGGAACCCGACATCCTTCAACGCATGATCCGACTGGCGCGACAGGAAGAAATTCCGGTCTAA
- a CDS encoding phosphopentomutase: protein MARAIIIVADSFGIGSAPDAAKFGDQGSDTLGHIAEQCAKGLADSDKRSGPLNVPNMVALGLGEAAKDATGRVPPGLDHGGAMIGAFGHAKELSRGKDTPSGHWEIAGVPVDFDWGYFPLTVPTFPAELTDALIEQAKLPGILGNCHASGTTIIAELGEEHTKTGKPICYTSADSVFQIAAHEEHFGLERLYEVCEIAFKLVEPYNIGRVIARPFVGETPADFKRTSNRRDLAVPPHKPTLLDLFSKSGGKVISVGKIADIYAHRGIAKKVKASGNMALFDAMMKEIAEAPDNSIVFTNLVDFDMEFGHRRDVAGYANALEEFDQRIPELRAALQPGDMVIITADHGCDPTWRGNDHTREFVPILAFGPAIAPGPFGMRETFADIGQTVADHLGIAPLATGTSFLNG from the coding sequence ATGGCACGTGCCATCATTATCGTGGCGGACAGCTTCGGGATCGGCTCGGCACCGGACGCGGCAAAATTCGGTGATCAGGGCTCTGATACCCTTGGCCACATCGCAGAACAATGTGCCAAAGGCCTTGCCGATAGCGACAAGCGCAGTGGTCCCCTGAATGTGCCGAACATGGTGGCACTTGGTCTTGGCGAGGCTGCCAAGGATGCCACAGGTCGTGTCCCGCCCGGGCTTGATCATGGCGGTGCAATGATCGGCGCATTTGGCCATGCCAAGGAACTATCGCGCGGCAAGGATACGCCAAGCGGCCATTGGGAAATTGCCGGTGTGCCGGTGGATTTCGATTGGGGTTATTTTCCCCTGACCGTCCCGACCTTCCCGGCGGAACTGACCGATGCCCTGATCGAGCAGGCCAAATTGCCGGGCATTCTTGGCAACTGCCATGCATCGGGCACGACCATCATCGCAGAGCTTGGCGAAGAGCATACCAAAACCGGCAAGCCGATTTGCTATACCTCGGCCGACAGTGTGTTTCAGATTGCCGCCCACGAGGAACATTTTGGTCTGGAACGCCTGTATGAAGTCTGTGAAATCGCCTTCAAACTGGTTGAACCATACAATATCGGCCGTGTGATCGCCCGCCCGTTTGTTGGTGAAACTCCTGCTGATTTCAAGCGGACCTCAAACCGTCGTGATCTTGCCGTTCCGCCCCATAAACCAACGCTGCTTGATCTGTTCAGCAAATCTGGTGGCAAGGTGATTTCAGTTGGTAAAATCGCCGATATCTATGCCCATCGCGGGATTGCCAAAAAGGTCAAGGCGTCGGGGAATATGGCGCTGTTTGATGCCATGATGAAAGAAATCGCCGAAGCCCCGGACAACAGCATTGTGTTCACCAACCTGGTGGACTTCGACATGGAATTCGGTCACCGTCGTGATGTCGCCGGGTATGCAAACGCGCTTGAGGAATTTGATCAACGAATTCCGGAACTACGTGCCGCGTTACAGCCCGGTGATATGGTGATCATTACCGCCGATCACGGGTGCGACCCGACCTGGCGCGGCAATGACCATACACGCGAATTTGTGCCGATCCTTGCCTTTGGACCGGCAATTGCCCCCGGGCCGTTCGGGATGCGCGAAACCTTTGCCGATATCGGGCAAACGGTTGCCGACCATCTTGGGATTGCGCCGCTGGCGACGGGAACGTCTTTCTTGAATGGATAA
- the deoC gene encoding deoxyribose-phosphate aldolase translates to MFDPKTVSEVISVAKNKAVADAETARRAICVLDLTSLNDDDNEQVIEALCKRAQTPEGNTAAVCVYASFIETSWRALGQSGVKTATVVNFPEGGTNAQRVADETANCVSKGADEIDLVFPYKAFLEGDVATATDVVDATRTACGTMTTMKVILESGEFDDLGKLYDAARLAIKHGANFVKTSTGKVSVGATPEAAVAMLTAIRDARNEDGIDAGFKASGGVKSTEDAALYLAIADHIMGDGWAKPETFRFGASGVLTALLETCGSKPGDAPAATGNY, encoded by the coding sequence ATGTTCGATCCGAAAACTGTTTCAGAAGTCATTTCAGTAGCCAAGAACAAGGCCGTGGCAGACGCCGAGACGGCACGCCGCGCGATTTGTGTTCTGGATTTGACCAGCCTGAATGATGATGACAATGAACAGGTCATCGAAGCCCTGTGCAAACGCGCGCAAACGCCTGAGGGAAACACAGCAGCTGTTTGCGTCTATGCCTCGTTTATCGAAACCTCTTGGCGGGCACTGGGCCAGTCAGGTGTGAAAACCGCAACCGTGGTAAACTTCCCCGAAGGCGGCACCAATGCCCAGCGTGTAGCCGACGAGACCGCAAATTGTGTTTCCAAGGGCGCAGACGAGATCGATCTTGTCTTCCCCTACAAGGCATTTCTTGAGGGCGATGTCGCGACCGCAACGGATGTTGTCGATGCCACGCGCACGGCCTGCGGAACGATGACTACCATGAAGGTCATCCTTGAAAGCGGCGAATTTGATGACCTTGGCAAACTTTACGACGCCGCCCGGCTTGCCATCAAGCACGGGGCGAATTTCGTGAAGACATCGACCGGCAAGGTGTCTGTCGGCGCAACGCCCGAAGCCGCGGTTGCAATGCTGACTGCCATTCGCGATGCCCGCAACGAGGATGGTATTGATGCCGGCTTCAAGGCATCCGGCGGAGTTAAATCAACCGAGGACGCCGCCCTTTATCTTGCGATAGCCGATCACATAATGGGCGATGGCTGGGCAAAGCCGGAAACCTTCCGTTTCGGGGCAAGTGGCGTTTTGACCGCGTTGCTTGAAACCTGTGGTTCCAAACCGGGTGATGCACCGGCTGCGACTGGCAACTACTAG
- a CDS encoding succinylglutamate desuccinylase/aspartoacylase family protein: MQEERIELVRPQMGTSRALTVRRFGKPGQGPKAYFQAALHADELPGVITLHHLEALLKEADAKGDITGEIVIVPFANPIGFTQYVDMKPLGRFEMRSGQNFNRHYPDLSAALIDAIDGKLEQNAEANVALIRTELRRLIKEHRKDVSPLTDLQDLRLTLAELAIDADYVMDLHCDWEAPMHLYISDHNWPDAADLSAQIGSECSLIAEISGDNPFDEAFSRPWVELRRAYGDKFPIPMATLATTIELRGDRDVYDEYAIADAANLFKFLQRRGLIAGDPGPLPDAKCDATPLAGVDRVMASHGGMVVFAAEAGAKVKAGQELGYVLDCETGEKTPFSSRTDGVLYSRIGIRLIVPGGYLCSVAGEKPLEGREGQLLLSK, encoded by the coding sequence ATGCAAGAAGAACGCATTGAACTCGTCCGCCCGCAAATGGGCACCTCACGCGCTTTGACCGTGCGGCGCTTTGGCAAACCGGGCCAAGGTCCTAAGGCCTATTTCCAGGCTGCCCTGCATGCAGATGAATTGCCCGGCGTCATTACGTTGCACCATCTTGAGGCACTTCTGAAGGAAGCAGACGCCAAGGGCGACATCACCGGTGAAATCGTTATTGTTCCCTTCGCCAATCCGATCGGTTTTACCCAGTATGTCGATATGAAGCCGCTTGGCCGCTTCGAAATGCGCAGTGGTCAAAACTTTAACCGTCACTATCCGGATCTGAGTGCGGCACTTATTGATGCCATTGACGGCAAACTGGAGCAGAATGCCGAGGCCAACGTTGCATTGATCCGGACCGAGTTGCGCCGCCTTATCAAGGAACACCGCAAGGATGTCAGCCCGCTGACAGACCTGCAGGATTTGCGTCTGACACTGGCGGAGCTTGCGATTGATGCCGATTACGTCATGGACTTGCATTGCGACTGGGAAGCGCCGATGCATCTATACATCAGCGACCATAACTGGCCGGATGCCGCGGATCTTTCGGCACAGATCGGGTCGGAATGCAGCCTGATCGCAGAAATCAGTGGCGACAACCCGTTTGACGAGGCATTCAGCCGCCCCTGGGTCGAACTTCGCCGTGCCTATGGCGACAAATTCCCGATCCCGATGGCGACACTGGCCACCACGATCGAGCTGCGTGGTGATCGCGATGTCTATGATGAGTACGCAATCGCCGATGCCGCCAATCTGTTCAAGTTCCTGCAGCGCCGTGGTCTGATTGCTGGCGACCCGGGCCCCCTGCCGGACGCCAAATGTGATGCCACCCCGCTTGCCGGTGTGGATCGCGTGATGGCGTCACATGGTGGCATGGTTGTTTTCGCGGCTGAGGCTGGCGCGAAAGTCAAAGCCGGTCAGGAGCTTGGTTATGTTCTTGATTGTGAAACCGGCGAGAAAACCCCGTTCTCCAGCCGAACCGACGGGGTGCTGTATTCCCGCATCGGTATTCGGCTTATTGTTCCGGGCGGATATCTGTGCTCGGTCGCGGGTGAAAAACCGCTTGAAGGACGTGAAGGTCAGCTTCTGCTGTCGAAATAG
- a CDS encoding ABC transporter permease subunit (The N-terminal region of this protein, as described by TIGR01726, is a three transmembrane segment that identifies a subfamily of ABC transporter permease subunits, which specificities that include histidine, arginine, glutamine, glutamate, L-cystine (sic), the opines (in Agrobacterium) octopine and nopaline, etc.): MFEDFIYVLGKYDTWLWRGFLLTIELLVISVTLGTLLAIPLAVARVSKKVWIQALPFAFIYVFRGTPLIGQLFMMYYGVGQLIANIDGIQDHWTWTYLRDPYWYCLLTFVLNTAAYVAEIMRGGIQNVPNGELEAARACGMSPWITYRRIIFPRMWQMIWPAYTNDVIFTLKATSLASTVTMMELTGAARKIVARTALPYEAFISAGVIYLIIVYSLTFGFKGIERYLRRSEQRNEPKTGRAKAATSA; the protein is encoded by the coding sequence ATGTTTGAAGATTTCATATACGTTCTTGGCAAGTACGATACCTGGCTATGGCGCGGCTTTTTGCTGACCATCGAGTTGCTGGTGATTTCGGTGACGCTTGGCACGCTTTTGGCCATTCCGTTGGCTGTGGCGCGTGTTTCGAAAAAGGTATGGATACAGGCCCTGCCCTTTGCCTTCATCTATGTGTTCCGTGGAACGCCGCTGATCGGGCAGTTGTTCATGATGTATTATGGCGTCGGGCAGCTGATTGCCAACATCGACGGCATTCAGGATCACTGGACCTGGACTTATCTGCGCGACCCGTATTGGTATTGTCTGCTGACCTTCGTTCTGAACACGGCGGCCTATGTTGCCGAAATCATGCGCGGCGGCATCCAGAATGTGCCCAATGGTGAACTCGAAGCCGCCCGTGCATGCGGCATGTCGCCGTGGATTACCTATCGGCGCATTATCTTTCCCCGCATGTGGCAGATGATCTGGCCTGCCTACACCAACGATGTGATCTTTACCCTCAAGGCGACGTCGCTGGCATCGACCGTGACCATGATGGAACTCACCGGTGCTGCCCGTAAGATCGTTGCGCGTACCGCCCTTCCCTATGAGGCGTTCATATCGGCCGGTGTGATCTATTTGATTATCGTTTACTCGCTGACTTTTGGCTTCAAGGGGATCGAACGCTATCTGCGTCGCAGTGAGCAGCGCAACGAACCCAAAACAGGCAGAGCAAAAGCAGCAACCTCGGCCTAA
- a CDS encoding ABC transporter permease, which yields MLDLYGRGWQMLEGGLVTVQLCLTVLPFMIVIGLLGASAKLSRYRTLRVIGESYTVLIRGIPELLVILLIYFGGTIAVQSLAEAISGEETRVDIPAFWSGVAALALVQGAFASEVFRAAMQSIPIGQIEAATACGMTPMQIFMRIKLPQLWRFALPGLNNLFQVLIKDTALISVVGVEEIMRKAAIGAGTEKAPFTFYLVAMLMFLSFTTVSLLVFNYLEKRAARGVARA from the coding sequence ATGCTTGATTTATACGGCCGCGGCTGGCAGATGCTTGAAGGGGGACTGGTCACAGTTCAGCTTTGCCTAACCGTTTTGCCATTCATGATTGTTATTGGTTTATTGGGCGCCTCAGCAAAGCTGTCGCGCTATCGCACACTGCGTGTGATCGGGGAAAGCTATACCGTTCTTATTCGCGGCATTCCCGAGCTGCTTGTTATTTTGTTGATTTATTTCGGCGGCACCATTGCTGTCCAAAGCCTTGCCGAAGCGATTTCCGGCGAGGAAACCCGCGTGGATATCCCCGCATTCTGGTCAGGTGTTGCTGCCTTGGCCCTGGTTCAGGGCGCATTCGCATCCGAAGTTTTCCGGGCTGCCATGCAATCGATCCCCATTGGTCAGATCGAGGCCGCGACAGCGTGCGGCATGACACCGATGCAGATTTTCATGCGCATCAAGCTACCGCAACTTTGGCGTTTCGCCCTGCCCGGGCTTAACAACCTGTTTCAGGTCCTGATCAAGGACACCGCGCTTATTTCGGTTGTTGGTGTCGAGGAAATCATGCGAAAGGCTGCCATTGGCGCCGGTACAGAGAAGGCACCGTTCACTTTCTATCTGGTGGCGATGCTTATGTTCCTTTCATTTACAACGGTTTCGCTGCTGGTCTTCAACTATCTTGAAAAGCGGGCTGCCCGCGGTGTGGCGAGGGCGTAG
- a CDS encoding transporter substrate-binding domain-containing protein — MKNWIKVASAAAIGIALSASAASAAWEKVVIATEGAYPPFNMMDDNGNLIGFDVDFATKLCETAKIECEIVAQDWDGMIPGLLAKKYDAIIAQMSITEERKRSIDFSDYYSNTPAVFVGKDGMSITAYKDGEVIEDALDGMVIGVQRSTTHANFLEDNFPGIEIRMYGTQDEALLDLTAGRVDATLADSGTLEAWVNSEEGNGYGFVSNQFAPSEWFGEGAGIGIRKEDQDLKEIFNKALAEMLENGSYEELNKKYFPAIDLHPN, encoded by the coding sequence ATGAAAAACTGGATCAAGGTTGCATCTGCCGCAGCAATTGGCATTGCACTGAGTGCTTCGGCAGCAAGTGCTGCCTGGGAAAAAGTCGTTATCGCGACCGAGGGTGCCTACCCTCCGTTCAACATGATGGACGACAATGGCAACCTCATCGGTTTCGACGTTGATTTCGCCACCAAGCTTTGCGAAACCGCAAAGATCGAATGCGAAATCGTTGCTCAGGACTGGGATGGCATGATCCCGGGTCTTTTGGCCAAGAAATATGACGCGATCATCGCTCAGATGTCGATCACCGAAGAGCGCAAGCGCTCCATCGATTTCTCCGACTATTACAGCAACACTCCGGCAGTGTTCGTTGGTAAGGACGGCATGAGCATCACCGCATACAAAGACGGCGAAGTCATCGAAGACGCGCTTGATGGAATGGTGATCGGTGTTCAGCGTTCGACCACGCACGCAAACTTCCTTGAAGACAACTTCCCGGGTATCGAAATCCGCATGTACGGCACCCAGGACGAAGCCCTGCTTGACCTGACCGCTGGCCGCGTAGATGCGACCCTTGCTGACTCCGGCACCCTCGAAGCATGGGTAAACTCCGAAGAAGGCAACGGTTACGGCTTCGTTTCCAACCAGTTCGCACCGAGCGAATGGTTTGGCGAAGGTGCCGGTATCGGTATTCGCAAGGAAGACCAGGACCTGAAGGAAATCTTCAACAAAGCCCTGGCTGAAATGCTTGAAAACGGTTCTTACGAAGAACTGAACAAGAAATACTTCCCGGCGATTGATCTGCATCCGAATTGA
- a CDS encoding ATP-binding cassette domain-containing protein: MPALQVEGMFKSFGDHEVLKGIDLTANTGDVISIIGSSGSGKSTFLRCINLLETPNAGAVHVKGELIRMKRLKDGSQEAADKKQLQRIRTKLAMVFQSFNLWSHLTILENVIEAPIHVLGVPRKEAIENADALLQKVGMYERRDYYPGHVSGGQQQRAAIARALAISPDVLLFDEPTSALDPELVGEVLRVMTDLAEEGRTMLVVTHEMGFARGVSSHVMYLHQGRVEEFGNPTDVFENPKSERMKQFLQRDF, translated from the coding sequence ATACCCGCCCTACAGGTCGAAGGGATGTTCAAAAGCTTTGGGGACCATGAAGTTCTTAAAGGAATTGATCTTACGGCCAATACCGGGGACGTGATTTCGATTATTGGCTCGTCCGGTTCGGGCAAAAGTACGTTTCTGAGATGTATCAACCTGCTTGAAACGCCCAATGCCGGCGCTGTTCACGTCAAAGGTGAACTTATCCGCATGAAGAGGCTCAAGGATGGCTCACAGGAAGCCGCCGATAAAAAGCAGCTTCAGCGTATTCGTACCAAGCTTGCGATGGTGTTTCAAAGCTTCAATCTCTGGAGCCACCTGACCATTCTTGAGAATGTCATTGAAGCACCGATCCACGTGCTTGGTGTTCCGAGAAAAGAAGCAATTGAGAACGCAGACGCGTTGCTGCAAAAGGTCGGGATGTATGAACGTCGGGATTATTATCCCGGTCATGTCTCTGGCGGCCAGCAACAGCGCGCAGCCATTGCGCGCGCACTTGCGATTTCACCTGACGTCTTGCTGTTTGACGAACCGACATCGGCACTTGATCCGGAACTCGTCGGTGAAGTTCTCAGGGTTATGACCGATCTTGCCGAAGAAGGCCGCACGATGCTTGTCGTGACCCACGAGATGGGCTTTGCGCGCGGTGTATCAAGTCATGTGATGTATTTGCATCAGGGACGGGTTGAGGAATTCGGCAATCCGACCGATGTATTCGAGAATCCAAAATCTGAACGCATGAAGCAGTTTCTTCAGCGCGATTTCTGA